A genomic segment from Modestobacter roseus encodes:
- a CDS encoding glycoside hydrolase family 3 N-terminal domain-containing protein → MTNPTDQHPAAEPAAGWRDPARPLDERVRELMDAMTLEEKVAQLYGVWTAISEGEEVAPNQHEFAEPLPPWEELTKPGLGQLTRVFGTGPVEPETGARVLAQTQRGIVEGSRLGIPAIAHEECLTGFTAWQATVFPIPLAWGASFDAESVHAMSRGIGDLMRSVGVHQGLSPVLDVSFDHRWGRTEETIGEDPYLVAALGTAYVRGLEDAGIVSTLKHFAGYSASGAGRNHAPVRMGPRDFRDVVLPPFETALREGGARSVMNSYAAVDGVPPAADPALMTDLLRGTLGFDGTVVADYFAVSFLETTQGVAAGPGEAAALALTAGIDVELPTVRCYGEPLLERIRSGEVPMAVVDTALERVLRQKGELGLLDAGWDPEPQALRAGTTIDFDPPHMRALARTMAERSVVLLDNRAGALPLTAPATLAVVGPAADEVLSLMGCYAFPNHVGVAHPDMELGIELPTLLDAVRTEFPDAEVTTAQGCPVQEPDRSGIADAVRVAQDADVVLAVLGDIAGLFGRGTSGEGCDADDLRLPGVQGELLDALLETGKPVVVVLLTGRPYALGGVVDRAAAIVQAFFPGEEGAGAVTGVLSGRVNPSGKLPVQVASTPGGAPNTYLHAALGAKSGISAADPTPVFPFGHGLSYTSFAWEDGVTGAAELTADGEVTVSVTVRNTGDRDGAEIVQLYLHDPVASVVRPVRQLVGFARVELAAGAAAQVTFTVHADRTSFTGRDMQRVVEPGDLVFQLGASSEDLRFELPVRLTGETRVVGTDRVLSTPVEVRSL, encoded by the coding sequence GTGACGAACCCGACCGACCAGCACCCCGCCGCGGAGCCCGCCGCCGGCTGGCGCGACCCCGCCCGCCCGCTGGACGAGCGGGTCCGCGAGCTCATGGACGCCATGACCCTCGAGGAGAAGGTCGCCCAGCTCTACGGCGTGTGGACGGCGATCTCGGAGGGCGAGGAGGTCGCCCCCAACCAGCACGAGTTCGCCGAGCCGCTGCCGCCGTGGGAGGAGCTCACCAAGCCCGGCCTCGGTCAGCTGACGCGCGTGTTCGGCACCGGACCGGTCGAGCCGGAGACCGGCGCCCGGGTGCTGGCGCAGACCCAGCGCGGCATCGTCGAGGGGTCACGCCTGGGCATCCCGGCGATCGCGCACGAGGAGTGCCTCACCGGCTTCACCGCCTGGCAGGCCACGGTGTTCCCGATCCCGCTGGCGTGGGGAGCGTCCTTCGACGCCGAGTCGGTGCACGCCATGTCCCGCGGCATCGGTGACCTGATGCGGTCGGTCGGGGTGCACCAGGGCCTCTCCCCCGTGCTCGACGTCAGCTTCGACCACCGCTGGGGCCGTACCGAGGAGACCATCGGCGAGGACCCCTACCTGGTCGCCGCGCTGGGCACCGCCTACGTGCGGGGCCTGGAGGACGCCGGGATCGTCTCCACCCTCAAGCACTTTGCCGGGTACTCCGCCTCCGGCGCCGGCCGCAACCACGCCCCGGTGCGGATGGGCCCGCGTGACTTCCGCGACGTCGTCCTGCCGCCGTTCGAGACGGCGCTGCGCGAGGGCGGCGCCCGCTCGGTGATGAACTCCTACGCCGCCGTCGACGGCGTCCCCCCGGCCGCCGACCCGGCCCTGATGACCGACCTGCTCCGCGGCACGCTGGGCTTCGACGGCACCGTGGTCGCCGACTACTTCGCCGTCTCCTTCCTGGAGACGACCCAGGGCGTGGCCGCCGGCCCCGGCGAGGCCGCCGCGCTGGCGCTGACCGCCGGCATCGACGTCGAGCTGCCCACCGTGCGCTGCTACGGCGAGCCGCTGCTGGAACGGATCCGCTCCGGCGAGGTGCCGATGGCCGTCGTGGACACCGCCCTGGAGCGGGTGCTGCGGCAGAAGGGCGAGCTGGGGCTGCTCGACGCCGGCTGGGACCCCGAGCCGCAGGCGCTGCGCGCGGGCACCACGATCGACTTCGACCCGCCGCACATGCGGGCGCTGGCCCGCACCATGGCGGAGCGGTCGGTCGTGCTGCTGGACAACCGGGCCGGCGCCCTGCCGCTGACCGCCCCGGCCACGCTCGCCGTCGTCGGCCCGGCCGCCGACGAGGTGCTGTCGCTGATGGGCTGCTACGCCTTCCCCAACCACGTCGGGGTCGCCCACCCGGACATGGAGCTGGGCATCGAGCTGCCCACACTGCTCGACGCCGTCCGCACGGAGTTCCCCGACGCCGAGGTGACCACCGCCCAGGGCTGCCCGGTGCAGGAACCCGACCGCAGCGGCATCGCCGACGCCGTCCGGGTGGCGCAGGACGCCGACGTGGTGCTGGCCGTGCTCGGCGACATCGCCGGGCTGTTCGGCCGCGGCACCTCCGGTGAGGGCTGCGACGCCGACGACCTGCGACTGCCCGGCGTCCAGGGCGAGCTGCTCGACGCGCTGCTGGAGACCGGCAAGCCCGTCGTCGTGGTGCTGCTCACCGGCCGCCCCTACGCCCTGGGTGGCGTGGTCGACCGGGCCGCCGCCATCGTGCAGGCGTTCTTCCCGGGCGAGGAGGGCGCCGGCGCGGTCACCGGGGTGCTCAGCGGCCGGGTCAACCCCTCGGGCAAGCTGCCGGTCCAGGTGGCCAGCACGCCCGGTGGTGCCCCGAACACCTACCTGCACGCGGCGCTGGGCGCCAAGAGCGGGATCAGCGCCGCCGACCCGACCCCGGTCTTCCCCTTCGGCCACGGCCTGTCCTACACCTCCTTCGCCTGGGAGGACGGCGTGACCGGCGCGGCCGAGCTGACCGCGGACGGCGAGGTCACCGTGTCGGTGACGGTGCGCAACACCGGCGACCGGGACGGCGCGGAGATCGTGCAGCTGTACCTGCACGACCCGGTGGCCAGCGTGGTGCGCCCGGTGCGTCAGCTCGTCGGCTTCGCCCGCGTCGAGCTGGCCGCCGGCGCCGCGGCGCAAGTGACCTTCACGGTGCACGCCGACCGGACCTCGTTCACCGGCCGGGACATGCAGCGCGTCGTCGAGCCCGGTGACCTGGTGTTCCAGCTGGGCGCCTCCAGCGAGGACCTGCGCTTCGAGCTGCCCGTGCGGCTGACCGGCGAGACCCGCGTGGTGGGCACCGACCGGGTGCTCAGCACCCCGGTGGAGGTCCGCTCCCTGTGA
- a CDS encoding dihydrofolate reductase family protein, translated as MTRTVYYTATSLDGFIATADHSLDWLLSRENDADGPMGYTGFLAGVGALAMGATTYLWVREHDPDWLPERPAWVFTHRELTAPPGADLRFTADDPAQVHAAMVAAAGGRDVWLVGGGDLVGQFAERGLLDEVVVSIAPVTLGGGAPLLPRRVELEVLECARNGEFVVVRYAVAPAPAPA; from the coding sequence ATGACCCGGACCGTCTACTACACCGCCACCTCGTTGGACGGCTTCATCGCGACCGCCGACCACTCGCTGGACTGGCTGCTGAGCCGGGAGAACGACGCGGACGGGCCGATGGGCTACACCGGCTTCCTCGCCGGGGTCGGCGCGCTGGCCATGGGCGCCACCACCTACCTGTGGGTGCGGGAGCACGACCCGGACTGGCTGCCCGAGCGGCCGGCGTGGGTGTTCACGCACCGGGAGCTGACCGCACCCCCGGGCGCGGACCTGCGGTTCACCGCCGACGACCCGGCCCAGGTGCACGCCGCGATGGTCGCCGCCGCCGGCGGCCGGGACGTCTGGCTGGTCGGCGGCGGCGACCTGGTCGGCCAGTTCGCCGAGCGCGGGTTGCTCGACGAGGTGGTGGTGTCCATCGCGCCGGTGACCCTCGGCGGTGGAGCGCCGCTGTTGCCGCGCCGGGTGGAGCTGGAGGTGCTCGAGTGCGCCCGCAACGGCGAGTTCGTCGTCGTCCGCTACGCCGTCGCCCCGGCCCCTGCCCCGGCGTGA
- a CDS encoding winged helix-turn-helix transcriptional regulator has protein sequence MTTTTAAQQRAQGKVEYDAFLAGCPSRQLLDRISDKWVALVLCALGGGPTGPGTEAGGAPRPLRYSELARALAGVSPKMLTQTLRALERDGLLTRSVTPTVPVTVSYELTGLGRSLYGTIRGLKAWAQAHMDDVLAERARYDARVT, from the coding sequence ATGACGACGACGACCGCGGCCCAGCAGCGGGCCCAGGGCAAGGTCGAGTACGACGCGTTCCTGGCGGGTTGCCCGAGCCGGCAGCTGCTCGACCGCATCTCGGACAAGTGGGTCGCGCTGGTGCTCTGCGCGCTGGGCGGCGGCCCGACCGGCCCCGGTACCGAGGCCGGCGGTGCGCCCCGCCCGCTCCGCTACTCCGAGCTCGCCCGGGCGCTGGCCGGGGTCAGCCCGAAGATGCTCACCCAGACACTGCGCGCCCTGGAACGCGACGGCCTGCTCACCCGCAGCGTCACGCCGACGGTGCCGGTCACCGTCAGCTACGAGCTGACCGGCCTCGGCCGCTCGCTGTACGGGACGATCCGCGGGCTCAAGGCATGGGCCCAGGCGCACATGGACGACGTGCTCGCCGAACGCGCCCGGTACGACGCCCGGGTCACCTGA
- the xerD gene encoding site-specific tyrosine recombinase XerD: MVTGYLDHLTVERGLAANTIASYRRDLRRYAEFLAATGVRGLGEVGESDVAAFLVALRAGDEDHPPLSATSAARAVVAVRGLHRFALLDGLVPDDVAAEVRPPAPARRLPKAIPVEEIEALLTAAGSLEGPRGLRDRALLELLYGTGARISEAVGLAVDDLDLSAAAVRLAGKGGKERVVPVGSYAVRAVEEYLVRARPALAQKARSGVRGGALFLNARGGSLSRQSAWTILRDAAERAGISAELSPHTLRHSFATHLLDGGADVRVVQELLGHASVTTTQVYTLVTVERLREVYATSHPRALR; the protein is encoded by the coding sequence GTGGTCACCGGGTACCTGGACCACCTGACGGTCGAGCGCGGCCTGGCCGCCAACACGATCGCCTCCTACCGCCGCGACCTGCGCCGGTACGCGGAGTTCCTGGCCGCCACCGGCGTGCGCGGGCTCGGGGAGGTGGGGGAGTCCGACGTCGCGGCGTTCCTGGTGGCGCTGCGGGCCGGCGACGAGGACCACCCTCCGCTGTCGGCGACCTCGGCGGCGCGGGCCGTGGTCGCCGTCCGCGGGCTGCACCGGTTCGCGCTGCTCGACGGGCTCGTCCCCGACGACGTCGCCGCCGAGGTGCGCCCACCGGCCCCGGCCCGCCGGCTGCCCAAGGCGATCCCGGTCGAGGAGATCGAGGCGCTGCTGACCGCCGCCGGCTCGCTGGAGGGGCCGCGCGGGTTGCGTGACCGGGCGCTGCTGGAGCTGCTGTACGGCACCGGCGCGCGGATCTCCGAGGCCGTCGGGCTGGCCGTCGACGACCTGGACCTGTCCGCCGCCGCGGTCCGGCTGGCCGGCAAGGGCGGCAAGGAACGGGTCGTGCCCGTGGGCAGCTACGCCGTCCGCGCCGTCGAGGAGTACCTGGTCCGTGCCCGGCCGGCGCTGGCCCAGAAGGCGAGGTCGGGGGTGCGCGGTGGCGCGCTGTTCCTCAACGCCCGCGGCGGCTCGCTGTCCCGGCAGAGCGCGTGGACGATCCTGCGGGACGCCGCCGAGCGGGCCGGCATCTCCGCGGAGCTCTCCCCGCACACCCTGCGGCACTCCTTCGCCACGCACCTGCTCGACGGTGGCGCCGACGTCCGGGTGGTGCAGGAGCTGCTCGGCCACGCCTCGGTGACCACCACGCAGGTGTACACGCTGGTCACCGTCGAGCGGCTGCGCGAGGTCTACGCGACCAGCCACCCCCGCGCGCTGCGCTGA
- a CDS encoding aldo/keto reductase family oxidoreductase, translated as MTTSSTTLPGGTWSMGDRTVTRFGYGAMQLAGPWVMGPPADHDGALAVLREVVDLGITHLDTSAAYGPHVTNRLIREALHPYPDALLVATKVGADRDAQGGWPPARRPADIRRQVQENLDDLGVDSLDLVYLRLGDAEGPVAGSLAAPFETLVELQEQGLVRHLGVSNATAEQVAEARAIAPIVCVQNMYNLAHRADDELVDALAADGIAYVPFFPLGGFSPLQSAALSAVADRTGATPMSVALAWLLQRSPNVLLIPGTSSVAHLRENVAGAGLQLAADDVAELDAIGR; from the coding sequence GTGACCACCAGCTCCACCACGCTCCCCGGCGGCACCTGGTCGATGGGCGACCGGACCGTCACCCGGTTCGGCTACGGCGCCATGCAGCTCGCCGGCCCCTGGGTCATGGGCCCGCCCGCCGACCACGACGGTGCGCTCGCCGTCCTCCGCGAGGTCGTCGACCTGGGCATCACCCACCTCGACACCAGCGCCGCCTACGGACCCCACGTCACCAACCGGCTGATCCGCGAGGCGCTGCACCCCTACCCGGACGCCCTGCTCGTCGCGACCAAGGTCGGCGCCGACCGGGACGCCCAGGGCGGCTGGCCACCGGCCCGGCGGCCGGCGGACATCCGGCGTCAGGTGCAGGAGAACCTCGACGACCTCGGCGTCGACTCGCTCGACCTGGTGTACCTGCGGCTCGGCGACGCCGAGGGACCCGTCGCCGGCTCGCTCGCCGCGCCGTTCGAGACGCTCGTCGAGCTGCAGGAGCAGGGCCTCGTCCGCCACCTCGGGGTGAGCAACGCGACGGCCGAGCAGGTGGCCGAGGCCCGCGCCATCGCCCCGATCGTGTGCGTGCAGAACATGTACAACCTGGCCCACCGCGCCGACGACGAGCTGGTCGACGCCCTGGCCGCCGACGGCATCGCCTACGTGCCGTTCTTCCCGCTCGGCGGCTTCAGCCCGCTGCAGTCCGCGGCGCTGTCCGCGGTCGCCGACCGGACGGGGGCCACGCCGATGTCGGTGGCCCTGGCATGGCTGCTCCAGCGCTCCCCGAACGTGCTGCTGATCCCCGGCACCTCGTCGGTCGCGCACCTGCGGGAGAACGTCGCCGGCGCGGGGCTCCAGCTCGCCGCCGACGACGTCGCCGAGCTCGACGCGATCGGCCGCTGA
- a CDS encoding segregation and condensation protein A, producing the protein MTTTAPEVVPDGRFTVRLTNFEGPFDLLLQLIGKHKLDVTEIALSQVTDEFIAHLRALGDELDLDQASEFLVVAATLLDLKAARLLPAADVEDEDDLELLEARDLLFARLLQYRAYKQAAQFLREREAVAARRFPREAALEPRFAELLPEVLLGVSPEQFAALAAQALTPKPPPTVSVSHLHAPAVSLTEQLVLVRARLAEAGTASFRGLSRDCAHTLEVVARFLALLELYRQQLVTFDQAVPLGELHVRWTGPQLVDGRLPGLDDDADERVEEYA; encoded by the coding sequence GTGACGACGACGGCGCCGGAGGTGGTCCCGGACGGTCGGTTCACCGTCCGGCTGACCAACTTCGAGGGCCCGTTCGACCTGCTGCTGCAGCTGATCGGCAAGCACAAGCTCGACGTCACCGAGATCGCCCTGTCGCAGGTGACCGACGAGTTCATCGCCCACCTGCGCGCGCTCGGCGACGAGCTGGACCTGGACCAGGCCAGCGAGTTCCTGGTCGTCGCCGCCACCCTGCTGGACCTCAAGGCCGCCCGGCTGCTGCCGGCCGCGGACGTCGAGGACGAGGACGACCTCGAGCTGCTGGAGGCGCGCGACCTGCTCTTCGCCCGGCTGCTGCAGTACCGCGCCTACAAGCAGGCCGCCCAGTTCCTCCGTGAACGGGAGGCGGTGGCGGCCCGCCGGTTCCCCCGGGAGGCGGCGCTGGAACCGCGCTTCGCCGAGCTGCTGCCGGAGGTGCTGCTCGGGGTGAGCCCGGAGCAGTTCGCCGCGCTCGCCGCCCAGGCGCTCACCCCCAAGCCCCCGCCCACGGTCAGCGTCTCGCACCTGCACGCGCCGGCGGTCAGCCTCACCGAGCAGCTGGTGCTGGTGCGGGCCCGGCTCGCCGAGGCCGGGACGGCGAGCTTCCGGGGGCTGAGCCGGGACTGCGCGCACACCCTGGAGGTGGTCGCCCGCTTCCTCGCCCTGCTGGAGCTCTACCGCCAGCAGCTGGTCACCTTCGACCAGGCCGTCCCGCTGGGGGAGCTGCACGTGCGGTGGACCGGCCCGCAGCTGGTCGACGGCCGCCTCCCCGGGCTGGACGACGACGCCGACGAGCGGGTGGAGGAGTACGCGTGA
- a CDS encoding ParA family protein, translating to MGAPASRVDPAKARQRKLPTPKPLTQHGPARVIAMCNQKGGVGKTTSTINLGAALAEQGRKVLLVDLDPQGALSVGLGIPAQQLDRTIYNALMEPGTSLADVRVATGVPGLDLVPSNIDLSAAEVQLVSEVAREQTLMRVLGPIRAEYDYVLIDCQPSLGLLTVNALTAAHGVIIPLECEFFSLRGVALLVDTIDKVKERLNPALEVSGILATMYDTRTVHCREVFSRVVEAFGDTVFQTVIGRTVRFPETTVAGQPITTWAPTSSGAAAYRDLAKEVIAL from the coding sequence ATGGGGGCGCCGGCCAGCCGGGTCGACCCGGCGAAGGCGCGGCAGCGCAAGCTGCCCACGCCGAAGCCGCTCACGCAGCACGGGCCGGCGCGGGTCATCGCCATGTGCAACCAGAAGGGTGGGGTCGGCAAGACCACCTCGACCATCAACCTGGGTGCGGCGCTCGCCGAGCAGGGCCGCAAGGTGCTGCTGGTCGACCTCGACCCGCAGGGTGCGCTGTCGGTCGGCCTGGGCATCCCCGCCCAGCAGCTGGACCGCACCATCTACAACGCCCTGATGGAGCCCGGCACGTCGCTGGCCGACGTGCGGGTGGCCACGGGCGTGCCCGGCCTGGACCTGGTGCCCAGCAACATCGACCTGTCCGCCGCCGAGGTGCAGCTGGTCAGCGAGGTCGCCCGCGAGCAGACGCTGATGCGGGTGCTCGGTCCGATCCGTGCGGAGTACGACTACGTGCTCATCGACTGCCAGCCCTCGCTGGGCCTGCTCACGGTGAACGCGCTGACCGCCGCGCACGGCGTGATCATCCCGCTGGAGTGCGAGTTCTTCTCCCTGCGCGGCGTCGCGCTGCTGGTCGACACGATCGACAAGGTGAAGGAGCGGCTCAACCCCGCCCTGGAGGTCTCCGGCATCCTCGCCACCATGTACGACACGCGGACCGTGCACTGCCGCGAGGTGTTCAGCCGGGTGGTCGAGGCCTTCGGCGACACGGTCTTCCAGACCGTCATCGGCCGCACCGTGCGGTTCCCGGAGACGACCGTCGCCGGGCAGCCCATCACCACCTGGGCGCCCACGTCGTCGGGTGCCGCGGCCTACCGCGACCTGGCCAAGGAGGTCATCGCCCTGTGA
- the scpB gene encoding SMC-Scp complex subunit ScpB has protein sequence MSGPGHPGDDDGTAPEERPEFSWDALAAEFAAAAQDDEPPVESWDAIAAQLAAGLGTPVEDGAPPEGPAPVDGPVRPLERGPAAPPVELEVVPEPEMPVEEPTATPEPALDALPLDALPLDALPLDAPPLDAVALRGGLEALLFVADAPLDEGTLAAAMRCSVLRLRAELADLGADYDARRAGVVLRRVGEGWRLYTREEHAPVVERHLLGGQRSRLTQAALETLAVIAYRQPVTRARVSAIRGVGVDAVVRTLVTRGLIREAGSDPDTGGGLYVTTPLFLERLGLTGLDELPPLAPLVPDTRSMLDEHPER, from the coding sequence GTGAGCGGGCCCGGACACCCCGGGGACGACGACGGCACGGCACCCGAGGAACGACCGGAGTTCTCCTGGGACGCCCTCGCCGCGGAGTTCGCCGCCGCCGCGCAGGACGATGAGCCGCCGGTCGAGAGCTGGGACGCCATCGCCGCCCAGCTGGCCGCCGGCCTGGGCACACCCGTCGAGGACGGTGCGCCGCCGGAGGGGCCCGCGCCCGTCGACGGGCCGGTGCGACCGCTCGAGCGTGGCCCGGCCGCCCCGCCTGTCGAGCTGGAGGTCGTCCCCGAACCCGAGATGCCGGTGGAGGAGCCCACCGCCACGCCGGAACCGGCCCTGGACGCCCTGCCGCTGGACGCCCTGCCGCTGGACGCCCTGCCGCTGGACGCCCCACCGCTGGACGCCGTCGCGCTCCGCGGTGGGCTCGAGGCGCTGCTGTTCGTCGCCGACGCCCCGCTGGACGAGGGCACGCTCGCCGCGGCGATGCGCTGCTCGGTGCTGCGGCTGCGCGCGGAACTGGCCGACCTCGGCGCCGACTACGACGCCCGGCGCGCCGGGGTCGTGCTGCGCCGGGTGGGGGAGGGGTGGCGGCTCTACACCCGGGAGGAGCACGCCCCGGTCGTCGAGCGGCACCTGCTCGGTGGGCAGCGCAGCCGGCTCACCCAGGCGGCGCTGGAGACGCTCGCGGTGATCGCCTACCGCCAGCCGGTCACCCGCGCCCGCGTCTCCGCGATCCGTGGGGTCGGCGTCGACGCCGTCGTCCGCACGCTGGTGACCCGGGGGCTTATCCGGGAGGCCGGCTCCGACCCCGACACCGGGGGCGGCCTGTACGTGACCACGCCGCTGTTCCTGGAGCGCCTGGGCCTCACCGGCCTGGACGAGCTGCCGCCGCTGGCCCCGCTGGTGCCCGACACCCGCTCGATGCTGGACGAGCACCCCGAGCGGTGA
- the ald gene encoding alanine dehydrogenase, protein MRVGVAREVKNREYRVALTPSGVTELVAAGHQVLVERDAGAGSSIPDADFTAAGARIVPSADDVWADADLLLKVKEPVAEEYGRMRAGQTLFTYLHLAASRACTDALIAAGTTAIAYETVQTDGGALPLLAPMSEVAGRMAPQVGAHTLERAQGGRGVLLGGVSGVHAAKVVVLGAGVSGMNAATIALGMQAQVTVLDRDLEKLRAADRLYRGHLQTVASNALEVERAVLEADLVIGAVLVPGAKAPTLVSDELVGRMKPGSVLVDIAVDQGGCFESTRPTTHDDPTFGVADSVFYCVANMPGAVPHTSTYALTNVTLPYVLALAAHGTDAAVTADPALARGVNVASGRLVHEGVAAAHGLRWEPLAEVLS, encoded by the coding sequence ATGCGGGTCGGTGTCGCCCGAGAGGTCAAGAACCGTGAGTACCGGGTCGCGCTGACGCCGTCGGGCGTCACCGAACTGGTCGCCGCCGGGCACCAGGTGCTCGTCGAGCGCGACGCCGGCGCCGGGTCGTCGATCCCGGACGCCGACTTCACCGCCGCCGGCGCCCGGATCGTGCCCTCCGCCGACGACGTCTGGGCCGACGCCGACCTGCTGCTGAAGGTGAAGGAGCCGGTCGCGGAGGAGTACGGCCGCATGCGGGCCGGGCAGACCCTGTTCACCTACCTCCACCTGGCCGCCTCCCGCGCCTGCACCGACGCGCTGATCGCCGCGGGCACCACCGCGATCGCCTACGAGACGGTGCAGACCGACGGCGGGGCGCTGCCGCTGCTCGCCCCGATGTCGGAGGTCGCCGGCCGGATGGCTCCCCAGGTCGGGGCGCACACGCTGGAGCGGGCGCAGGGCGGGCGCGGCGTGCTGCTGGGCGGGGTGTCCGGGGTGCACGCGGCGAAGGTCGTCGTCCTGGGCGCGGGCGTCTCGGGGATGAACGCGGCCACGATCGCGCTGGGCATGCAGGCCCAGGTCACCGTGCTCGACCGGGACCTGGAGAAGCTGCGCGCCGCCGACCGGCTCTACCGCGGGCACCTGCAGACGGTCGCCTCCAACGCGCTGGAGGTGGAGCGGGCGGTGCTGGAGGCCGACCTGGTGATCGGCGCCGTCCTGGTGCCCGGGGCCAAGGCGCCCACGCTGGTCAGCGACGAGCTGGTCGGCCGGATGAAGCCCGGGTCGGTGCTGGTGGACATCGCCGTCGACCAGGGCGGCTGCTTCGAGTCGACCCGGCCCACCACGCACGACGACCCGACGTTCGGCGTCGCCGACTCGGTCTTCTACTGCGTGGCCAACATGCCCGGCGCGGTGCCGCACACCTCCACCTACGCGCTGACCAACGTGACCCTGCCGTACGTGCTCGCCCTCGCCGCCCACGGCACCGACGCCGCGGTGACGGCGGACCCGGCGCTGGCCCGCGGGGTCAACGTCGCCTCCGGCAGGCTGGTGCACGAGGGCGTGGCCGCCGCGCACGGCCTGCGGTGGGAGCCGCTGGCGGAGGTGCTGTCCTGA
- a CDS encoding pseudouridine synthase, with protein sequence MNTHADDESPTAGGEGWSEEMELAPAHPGDRESPEPDDDRPGERLQKVLARAGIGSRRVCEDMIDEGRISVNGAVVMAQGMRIDPDTAVIAVDGRRIDIRNDKITYAMNKPSGVITAMSDDRNRPTVGDMMGDLAAGLVHVGRLDQDTEGLLLLTTDGELAHRLAHPSYNVKKTYLAQVSGSVPRDMAKRLRKGIELEDGPVKVDAFSVVDTHAGQSVVEVVLHEGRKHIVRRLLAEVGLPVNRLTRTAVGPVDLARMRIGTIRKLTRQEVGALHELVGL encoded by the coding sequence ATGAACACGCACGCAGACGACGAGTCCCCGACCGCGGGCGGCGAGGGCTGGTCCGAGGAGATGGAGCTCGCCCCCGCCCACCCCGGCGACCGCGAGAGCCCCGAGCCCGACGACGACCGCCCCGGCGAGCGGCTGCAGAAGGTCCTCGCCCGGGCCGGCATCGGCTCCCGGCGGGTCTGCGAGGACATGATCGACGAGGGCCGGATCAGCGTGAACGGCGCCGTCGTCATGGCCCAGGGCATGCGGATCGACCCCGACACCGCGGTCATCGCGGTCGACGGGCGGCGGATCGACATCCGCAACGACAAGATCACCTACGCGATGAACAAGCCCTCCGGCGTGATCACCGCGATGAGCGACGACCGGAACCGGCCCACCGTCGGCGACATGATGGGCGACCTCGCCGCGGGCCTGGTGCACGTCGGCCGGCTGGACCAGGACACCGAGGGCCTGCTGCTGCTCACCACCGACGGCGAGCTGGCCCACCGGCTCGCGCACCCGTCCTACAACGTGAAGAAGACCTACCTGGCGCAGGTCAGCGGCTCGGTGCCGCGGGACATGGCCAAGCGGCTGCGCAAGGGCATCGAGCTGGAGGACGGCCCGGTCAAGGTCGACGCCTTCTCCGTCGTCGACACCCACGCCGGCCAGTCGGTGGTGGAGGTCGTGCTGCACGAGGGCCGCAAGCACATCGTCCGGCGGCTGCTGGCCGAGGTCGGGCTGCCGGTCAACCGGCTCACCCGGACCGCCGTCGGCCCGGTCGACCTGGCCCGGATGCGGATCGGCACCATCCGGAAGCTGACCCGTCAGGAGGTCGGCGCGCTGCACGAGCTCGTCGGGCTGTGA